The proteins below come from a single Falco rusticolus isolate bFalRus1 chromosome 8, bFalRus1.pri, whole genome shotgun sequence genomic window:
- the LOC119152314 gene encoding uncharacterized protein LOC119152314 has translation MLSPLAFPSWVLLGYLELLGDLETRDGTIPPPSSPGVLEQILLTRDSPEDLNTKLPLCSDPLSPEYLAFALPYLPYYGTSHILISPSSLTTLHIRTEREESFNEDKFNTKQDETTIPPSLGLDKRVLSSMTDEEPPAHQLLRDSTSEHCLVTTSFPSGLPGPNQPCPSSGYLPYYRTEGGLCTGPALGDRFFTGTEGWENKEGGQREETTIWSLSASCLMCLRRKQGGCLCQ, from the exons ATGCTCTCCCCACTGGCTTTCCCTTCTTGGGTGCTTCTTGGCTACCTG GAGCTTCTAGGAGATCTGGAGACAAGGGATGGGACCATTCCCCCACCATCCAGCCCAGGAGTCTTGGAGCAAATCCTGCTGACCAGGGACAGTCCTGAAGATCTGAACACCAAGCTCCCGCTTTGCAGTGACCCGTTATCCCCTGAGTACCTGGCGTTTGCTCTTCCCTACCTGCCCTACTACGGAACGTCTCACATTTTGATCAGCCCATCTTCCCTCACCACACTGCACatcagaacagaaagagaagaaagcttcAATGAGGACAAGTTTAACACTAAGCAGGATGAGACA accaTCCCACCAAGTTTGGGGTTGGACAAGAGGGTACTTTCTTCTATGACAGATGAAGAGCCACCAGCCCACCAGCTCCTAAGAGACAGCACCTCTGAACACTGCCTGGTCaccacctccttccccagcGGGCTGCCAGGTCCGAACCAGCCCTGTCCCTCCAGTGGGTACCTTCCTTACTACAGGACAGAGGGAGGGCTCTGCACTGGCCCAGCTCTGGGGGACAGGTTCTTCACCGGGACAGAAGGCTGGGAGAACAAGGAGGGAGgacaaagggaagaaacaacTATTTGGAGTCTCAGTGCCAGCTGCCTGATGTGCTTGAGAAGAAAGCAGGGGGGTTGTCTTTGTCAGTGA